The Lonchura striata isolate bLonStr1 chromosome 9, bLonStr1.mat, whole genome shotgun sequence region TTGTCTGGAAGAGGATACCCATGCCCAggcactgcaagaggagcagtaAATAACTGTAAATTTCTCCTCCCCAGAATGGTTCCACAACACTGCCCAGTCATACCTGGTGAAGACACCACCTGCCAGGCCAAATTTAGTGGCGTTGGCTCTCTCCACAACCTCCTCCTCCGTGTCAAAGGGCAGGATGGCCATGACAGGCCCAAAGATTTCTTCCTTCACACACGTCATGTCATCCTTGCAGTTCCCTGCAAGGGAAGCGTGGCAGAGCACAAGTGCTtcaggaggcagagcagcagcacagcctgtgcACTCAGCAACCCACACAGTCTTGGAGACAGCTCCCAGcatggcagagcagccaggcacACCCTGCAGCTCAGAAGCACCAACAGCACCATTCCTGTCAGGCCCTCCAACAGCACAGATTTCCCTGGATGCAGGGAAGCCTCAGCTCTGTCTAGGACCCCCATCCAAGTGTCCATCCACGCTGGGGACATCACAGAGCCAGATTATAAAGCTGAACTCATttctcaggagaaatcccacaACATCCATGGTACCACGACTGAGATGGATCCTACCTAACACACAGGGCCGCATGTAGTAGCCATTCTTCAGCTTTGGGTCATCTGGCACATACAGGTCCCCACCACACAGCACCTCTGCCCCCTGGAAAAGAGACAAGAGAGGAAGGGATGCAGGCACATCCAGGAGcatcctgcccagctctggctggccctCAGCCTACCCCAGCAGGCTCTGCTAAAACATTTGCCCCCATCTTTCTTATAAGCCCCTGTTATGAACCGAAACCCTTCAATCAGGTGtcccctgagccttctcttctccaggctacaCCACCCCaactctcagcctttcctcacgtgtttttcctgtgctgaggattCCAGAGCTtggagtctcaccagagcaggtcagaggggcagaattcccccctcacctgctgcccacactgctttggatgcagcccagggcaTTGGAGGTTTCTGGGTGCCAGCACACATGCTGGggcatgtccagcctctcatccaccagcactcCCAAGTACTTCCCTGCAAGGCTGCTCCATCTGCTCATCCCCCAGCCTGGATTGATAGCAGAGCTTGCtgtgacccaggtgcagcaccctGTACTTGGCTCAAATCACCTCCCTGTCCTCTACGTGCCTTAACACAACTTTCAGAAGGATCTGTTCCGTGATCTTTCCACAGTCAGAGTGGTGAGGCTGACAGGTCTGCAATTCCCAGGGTCTTGTCCTCCACCCTTTTTGAAAATgagtgtttttccttttccagtacTTCAGACTTCACCTGACTGCCATGACTTTTCAAGTATCATGGAAAACAGCTCAGCAACTACATCGGCCAATTCTCTGAGGACCCTGGGATGCATCCCATCAGATCCCACAGACTTCTGTATCTAGTGGTCCAACACACCCACCAAgtaaaccaaaaacaaaaaaaaacagcttaactgggaaggcacagagcaggaAGGCAGCTGGTAGTGTGTTTGTCTAGCAGGAGAGACATTTCAGGGCAGTCCCAAGGCAGCATCACAATCTCACCTGCTCCTTTGCCTGCTTGATAAAGCCCTGCACACGATTCAGGTGGGGCCGGTTGATGAGGGCTCCCATCCGTGTGTCTTCCAGAAGAGGGTCTCCAATTTTGATTTTCTGTGTGCGTTTCACCACCTCCTTTGTGAAGGTATCCAGGATCTTCCTCTCCACAAACACCCGTGTGCCGTTGcagcacacctgggacacaggacaggcagctcAGAACACACAGCACTCCACAGTCCTGCCCTGCTTGGGTCCTGCTCCAGAGGCTCTTGGAAAAGCCCCTCCAAAGCAGCTAACTTGTCCCTGGGGACAAGGAACACAAGGAGATTGCCCTGGGGTTGGACTGCACTGAACAGTCCTTGCTGGACACCATGGTTCTGATGCCACCAGGTGGCAAAAACGCAGCAGGTCACCAGCAGCAGAGACCTTGAGCTGACTCCCGACTTCCAGAAATGACCCCGCTGAGCAAATTTGCCAACAGGATTACACAAAACCTGCAGCACAGGTGGATATCCTGAACTTGGGAAGGACAGAAGCCTGTCCTCGGGCTCAGCACACCAGGCTGGAACCTGTTGCCCTCCAAGGGACAccagcacagcttctctgactTGTGAGTGCCACACTGGTGCCCAGGGCAtggaagcagctgtgctgagctgggtgcTTGGTGCCAGGGAGGCTCCACGTCTGGGAAGGACAGGACACTGGCTAAGTGTGTCCTGTGGCTAAGGCACACTCTACTGGGACACCGTGCCCGGGCTCCTGCAAGGGCATCCCTTCTGACACTGCACGGGGAAAGGTGTGGCAGGATGGGAGCTTCAGGGCATCCCTCACTTCCAGGAGGACACAGGCTGGCCCCACTGCCCGACCCTGACCCTACCCTGCCTCTCTGGGAAGGAGCACTCCTGCCCCACAGACACACACCTCGCCCTGAGTCAGGAAGTTGGCCATGAGGGCTCCCTTCACAGCGTTCTCCAGATCAGCATCTGAGAAGATGATAAGGGGGGATTTgccccccagctccagggtgacTGGCTTTATCCCTTTAGCTGCCATCTCCATGATCTGAGGGGAACAAGGACACAAAAGATAAATGATCCACTGGCCTAGGGGAGGCTGGTGGGGGGAGGCAAGAAAGACCCAAAGGACCATTCACCAATAAGAGAAGCAGCACAAAGGCCAAGCTGGGCTCCCTAGATGTGGTAAGTTCAGAGTGAGGACAGCCCCAGAAggtttgggggttgtttttttatAGATAAAATCAACAAAACCTGGAGAGGCATTTGCAGAAGTCTTGTGCTCAGTGTAAGCTGCAGGCAGCTCTAGCTGCCATCTGTCACTGCAACTCACAGGTACACACATGTAGGGAGCGTTCACAGGACAACATTTCCCTTCCTTCAACTGAGAATTTATTCCCaaaagtttttctttaattttggaataataAATTGAGCGTGAGAAACTCAAAACAACTACCCCCTTGCTTAAAAACAGTAGGTTGCATGCAGCTTTAGTGCTTTATAGCAGCCAGAACATTTTTCTAGTGCTGCTGTTTCGTGTTTCATGTACTCTCCTCTCGACATCAGCACCCACCTGAGCAGCTCAGAGATTTCACTGCAAGCAGGGGCTAAGCAAGTGAAGCTGACCAAGGGGTTTCTCTCCCAAGCCCGTGCCCAGCAGGTTAACTGGATCCCCAgcatgtccctgcccatgctgTGAGCTCCTTGCTCGGCCCCAAAAATGCTGACCCACACCCCGCCTCTACAAGCCCCGTGCAGAAAAGCTCCAGGAAGTATCACCTACAGACCTCTCAAGGTGCCTTTACCTTCATGCCAGTTGGCACACTGCCAGTGAAAGAGATTTTGGCCACATCTGGGTGCTGGCAGAGGAACTGGCCCGTGGCAGCCCCACCCTGCACCACGTTGAAGAGCCCCTTGGGCACTCCGGCCTCTGTGAAGATCTCTGCCAACCTCACCACAGAAATAGGGGTGAAGGGTGAAGGCTTGAAGACCATGGCATTGCCTAAGGGAACCCAGACATAGGCAAGATGGGGTTAACACCCAAGCTGCTTCagggaagaaacaaaaacaatccCCACCCCACACTGTGAGTTTGTCTCAACAGATCCCAGAAGTTTCCCTCAAGAGAGGAGGAAACACTTTCAGCTGATCACTGCAACTAAGGGTGCCCCTTCCTGCTGGGgagagggctgggggagatgaggctgctggtcTTGCTCTGCAGACATTTCCAGAGACCTTCCCCATCTGGTACAAAGCCAAGCCATCAGTGTTTTTCTGGTGCACTCCCAACCTATTGACATCTGACATGTTCCTCCTtccatttcctttccctttctgccAGAGTAACAGCCTGAACATTCTGCTAATCCTTCAGCACTTTAAGGTAATCGCAGAGTTCATCCCAGAAATCACTCTGCCCCACAGGATCACTTGGCTTTGAAGAGACACTGGTGTGGGCAGAAAGGCTCCATTACCACAAGCCAAGGCCGGGCCAGACTTCCAGCAGGCAATCTGGAAAGGGTAATTCCAGGCTCCAATCCCAACACACACCCCAAGTGGTTCTCGCCGAGTGTACCCAAAGGATCCCCCGGGAAGCTGGATGTGTTCACCTGCAAAGAAACAGCCAGAAGGTAGAAAACAGCAAAGTCCCTTCTTGTTTGATCAGAGCCCCCAGGGGTCAGGTCTGGCTTTGCCTGGGAGCAGAGACACAGTTTCACCCCAGCAAGCTCATAGAAGGCATGTGAGTGCCCACAGAGCATGGCAGCATTGGGCAGAGACCTCTCAGAACCCTTCCAAGGTCTTCAGGAATGGCCCATCTCAGAGAAATCAGCAGCAAAGATGGCTTTGTGCCATTGGAGCTACCAGGGAAGGTGGGACAGAGAGCAAAGAGCAAACTGCAGTAACATCCTCACCCGCCAGAGATCCTGCCAGCCCTGCGTAATACTC contains the following coding sequences:
- the ALDH9A1 gene encoding 4-trimethylaminobutyraldehyde dehydrogenase; translation: MLARARLPSPLLLPRLRSAAAMSSATGTNTVQQPLNYRAGARVQPADGGQLEEVLEPATGRVLCKLPCSGEKEVDLAVQSAKAAFKIWSQMSGMERCRVMLEAARIIREQREEIATMETINNGKSIFEARVDIDISWQCLEYYAGLAGSLAGEHIQLPGGSFGYTRREPLGVCVGIGAWNYPFQIACWKSGPALACGNAMVFKPSPFTPISVVRLAEIFTEAGVPKGLFNVVQGGAATGQFLCQHPDVAKISFTGSVPTGMKIMEMAAKGIKPVTLELGGKSPLIIFSDADLENAVKGALMANFLTQGEVCCNGTRVFVERKILDTFTKEVVKRTQKIKIGDPLLEDTRMGALINRPHLNRVQGFIKQAKEQGAEVLCGGDLYVPDDPKLKNGYYMRPCVLGNCKDDMTCVKEEIFGPVMAILPFDTEEEVVERANATKFGLAGGVFTRDIQKAHRVVAALKAGMCFINNYNVSPVELPFGGYKFSGFGRENGRAAIEYYSQLKTVCVEMGDVESVF